The Sciurus carolinensis chromosome X, mSciCar1.2, whole genome shotgun sequence DNA segment CTCTCCCTCTTTGCATCTAgattcatgctttttttttttttttttaacttcaaatcaCTATCTTCAGGCCCCTGGGTTGAATTCACTGCCTCCATCCCTTCATTTGTGATATTGGTTGCCTGTTTGTGTGTCACTATTTCTGGTGCTCCTTGATTCTGTGTCTTTGTTTCCCTGCCTCTCTGGACAGATTTCCTTGTCTCTGTGTTTCTGCCCATTTGCATATATTCTGTGTTTAGTTTCTTTGTTCCTGTCTCTACTTTTCCAGTTGTATCTTTGCTTCTATCCTCTGTCCCATGTGACTGTGTTTGTGTGTTCACATTCCCATGTCTACTTGTTCTGGGTCTCTGTCTTTGAATTCCTGTGTTCTTTTTGTCACTGGTAACAATGTACCTGTGTCTGCACCTTGCCTTATGTCTCTGTTATATGACCTAAACCCTATCTCTGCTGCTATTTGTCACTGTTCAAATATCTTAGACTCCTCTTTGTCTCAGGATCTCTGAATATATGAATCCGTTCTCCTGTCTGACTCATTGTGTTTCTCTGCATGTGTCTATGTCCCCAAGTCTTTGTTAACAAATCTAGGTCTGTGTAATGTGTCTGTTTTTACATCTTTGTATGTCTTTGGCTCTGTGTCTCCAtgttctttcatctctttagGCTCTGACTTTAGGTTCTTCCATGTCTTTAGGTCAACATGTCAGTGTATCTCCGTGTTTTTATCTTTCTGTCATTGGTTTCTTGAACTTTGGTTCAGACTAGTGTCTCCCTTATTGCCTTTGTGTCCCCATGTCTCTGTGTGTCTTGATTTTTCTGTTCCTATGTCTAGATCTCTGTGTATATCTATCTCTTAGTTTATATGTTGTTGTGCCTAAGGGTCTTCACATTATCCATTGAATGCCTGTCCGTGAATTACCTTGTTTTTGTCTCCTTGCCTCTTTGTGACAGGGTCAGTAACTCAAAGTCATGGGGACACAGAGGCTCAGCAAGAGAGCATCTGTTTTTGTCTCTAGGTTTTTATTCCTGATTCTGTTGCCCTAGATGTCTGACCCTTTCTTTGTATGTCTGCATGTTCCtatatctgtgtgtgtttttttgttcCAATATCCCTGTTCCTTGTGTTTCCATAGTGTCTGTCCCTGTATTTCCATGTTTGTGTCCTTGTTGCTGTCTTTCTGTGTGTAATCCTATCGCTTTGGTTGTAagtgtatatatttgtgtgtctGCTGCTATTTAAAGTATctcattgttcattcattcatcagcaGATATTtataagcacctactatgtgcctggcacTGGGGATACATGGATAATTCAGAAAAGGCCCTTGCCCCGAAAGAGCTTACATTCCAAGTTAGGGATCCAAATGAGTAACTAGATGATTATTACACTGTATGATAAATGCTGTGAGCTTGAAGGGGATGGGATTATGCTATGGGAACATGGAGGAGGGGGCCAAACTGAATCCATGGAAGGGGTCAGGGAAAACTTTTTAGAAGAGGTGGCAACTGAGAGGTGTAGGGTGAATTAAATTTACTTACATGAAGTAAAGGAAGAGTGACCCATGCAGAAGGAAGAACTCATGCAAAGATCCAGTGATGGAATAGTGTGATTTGTTATGGAAAGTCCAAAAGCCTTAAATATACCATGagaatcagagaaagagaaagttgtGAACAGGACAGGAAACTCAGCcagattttgttttaagaaagtcACTTCCAGGGTTCTTTTGGCTCTTGACTTTGGTCTCCTGGAGCCATCACAGGACATAGGCAAGGTAAGGCTGGCCCAACAGCTGCTCTACATGAGAGCGCTTCACCACCCAGCAGGAAGCCCAACGGGGCAGCAGCCTTGGTGACTCCTTTAGCAGCCTCTTGCCTAGAACTACAGGCACATCTGGATCTTTGTGCCTCCGCAGGCAAGGCCCAGTGGGCCCTCTCACTAGTCGGATATCTGTGTGCTGGAACTgccctgagagagagagaaagagagagagagagagagaatgtatcAGTCAGAGCTGTGTCCTTAGTACCTGCTCAAGCTCTGAGAGGATCCTAAAGTAGGAAAACCAGAAGGAAAGTAGATGGGCAGCAAAagcctggaggagggaggaagatggTCATTGTGGGAAATGTGGAGGAACCAGATGGGATGAGAGCATAGTATGGAAGTAGAGAGCCAAGAGAAAtgagagagcagaggaagaaggaTAGCCAGATTTGAAGGAGAGACAGGGCAAATTGGAGCGAATGAGAGAAGTGCAGGGAGACCCAGAGGAGGTAAAAGTACCTGTCCAACCCAATGTCACTGCCCAAACTGTTGTGGACCTCTGCCTCAGGCTCTACCAGTATCTCTGGACCTGCAGTCCATTTCACAGTGGGATAAAGATCCAGAGAGAACTTAATAATACTCATATCTGACTGTGTCCCTTTTCTGTTATAACATTTCATGGCTTCTCATAGTCTTTAGGATAAAAACAAATTCCTCATCTTGATATTGAGTGCTGATCACTCTAGCTCCAGCTCCTCCAATCTCTATCCTTTCACACATTCTTGCTCAGTCTTCCAGATGGGCaggtctctctttctcctctagGAGGTCTTTCTTGAGCTTTGAGGCTGAGTAAGTTCTCTCACCCTGGGTTCTTCTAGTTCCCTGGACTACTTTCTGGTCAGCACTGATCCTTCCCTGTGATCATCGTTCATGTCTGgacctttctttttctcagactAGGAGTTCTACAAGGGTATTCTGGCTCTGATTTCTCTTTGTGGTTGGGTATTCATAGTACTGGGAGTCCACTGGCCTTTCATCCTGGCAAAGGTCCCTCTTGGGACTGGTGTCCCCTGGCTCCTCCCATCCTTAGCAGTACTTACCCACTAGGCCACGGGCTGAGGAGCTGAGGCCTGAGCCATTGGTCACATAGAACCCCAAGTGGGGTAGTTGTAGGGCGCTGGGATGTCTGTAGCGGTGCCGGAGGATGAGGAACTCAAGGTAGGGTCCAATGTGCAGTGTGAGGCGGGCTGCAGCAGCTACTTGGAGATTTAGTTGGGGCTTCCTCACCAGGCAAGGCTGGTCCCAGGACAGACGCAAGGTGCTCTCACCTTGTACAGATATAGAACTCCGGCTGATGGTGATAGTGTAGGCCTGAGGTTTGTCTGCAGTGATTGTGATGATCTGGAAGTAGGTGCGGGTCTGGTCCTTGTGGCCTGGTCTTGGTGGTGCCCCAAGCAGTTTCCCACTCACATGCAGCCCTGGAGCAGGGGGAGTGTGGGCCCAGAGCATGGGCTTTCACCTGGGCATTCACATCATGACCCAAGCATGAGCAGGGATGAGGTCTTGGGGCTCAGGGTCCAGATGAAGTAGTACAGATTTGTGGCTAGAAGACTACTTCCTGAGAGAAAATGCTTCCACTATGGTTCACCCTCAGTtgtctgtgtgtgttgggggggaggGCAAGTAATATGTGTGCACATGCTTACCCAGTCTATTGATTTACACATATGTGTGTTTGcctttgaatgtgtgtgtgtgtttggttatATTGGGATGAGTATCTCTGGGCACATCAGTACATCTCCAAGTTTGAAGAAGGTGGCAGATAGAGTGTGTCTTTTTTGTTGTATGATAATGTGTGCCTTGGATATGCTGGTGTTCTATGATTTGGTATAATAGTGTATGTTGTGTATATCTGGTTGTGTGTTGTATATACTGATGTATATCTGGGGTGTCAGTGTGCATGTATATGGATGTGTGTCATCACGTGTGTGGGTATGTCTGCACCAGTGCATTTCATTTGTGTAGAGTAGCAGAGAATATGTGCTGTCTGTGTGTGCTGAATTCCTGGGAATTGGGATGAATCTGGGTGTATCAGTGtttgtgtgtctgagtgtgttgATATGCAGGTCATTGTGTATATCTGGGTATGTATCATGTGTCACTGTGCATCTGGATGCATATTTGTGTATTTGTGAGTGTGAGGAGTGTAAAAGTAATTTACTGTATGCTCCAGTGTTTGTGTTTCTGTATCTTGGTGTTtgagtgtatttgtgtgtgtcCTCATGTGTGTTCTTGTGGATTACTGGGTGTTAGTGAGGTGCCAAATATTTGGGAATATTGACATGAGTATACTGGCTGTGGTGTTGTGTGGGGATGAAGTAACTGGGGCTCTCACCTGCCTTTGGGTCCTCTATGAGCTGCAGCAGATCTCCTGGGCGCCCATCAAGTGTGAAGCAGATCCTCTCTTCTGAGTGTGGGATATGGATCACAAAGTGGGGATCCCCATCCACTGCAAGGCAGGATATGTAACTCTGAAGTTAGGGCCTTGGAAggaatgggagggaggagaggaaagggaaaggagaagggaagaggctATATCTAtttccagacacacacacacacacacacatacacacacacacacacacagaggcagaggGAGCCCACCCCAAGCCCCACCCAGTCCCAGTGCATGAGTTGTCCTGCACTCAAGAAGGAGGGTGATGGAGATGGCTGGCTTACCAGAGGATGAGAAGGTGAAGATGCTTGGCAATGTGCCTGTGAAGGAGAGAGGGTCTGTATGGTGAGGGACAGATCTAACACATTCCTAGGAACCCTGAGACTCTCTGGCCTCTGAATCACCTCATCCTAGGCAAGGGTCAAATTCCTGAAATCAGCATTTAAGGCTTTTCTGGAATCTAGCCCCTACCTAACTCTCCAATTTTTTGTTTATGCTCTAGTTCAACTGAAATGACTATTCTTATGAATGTCCTGACTTCTCTTCCTAgtgatctttttcttctgtttttcatgatacttggaatatttttcttttccttaactaCCAAGGATAAATTCTTTTTCAAGGTCAGTTCACCTAATAGATTAATGGGTTATCAAGAGTTGACTTTGTTTTAAGAAGTGAGTTCTCTCTGTCTACCTTGCTCCCTTTCACCAAATGATGCCCTAAACCACTTTGGGACTCTGCACAGGGCTCCTACCACCAAGGAGATTCTCAGAAGATGCAGCCCTTCAACCTTGGacctcccagactccagaactgttgAATGAacaaacttttattctttataaattacctagtctgttGACAGTTAAAGCTACCTAAAATAGACTAAGATAATGGGCATTGcattaagctgctaaatttgtgGTTATTTGCtatgcagcaatagaaaattaatgcTTCAATTCTCTGAGTTCCCACAATATCAATGAGAATTCTAATAAAGTGGAAATGAAGACTCAAGGGCTCTTTGCCAGGGGAGCTCCTTGCTTACCTTTTGCTGGCCCCACAGAACTTCCCTGAGTGTCCATACTCCCTCCAATTCCTTCCAGAATTTTCTCAGAATCATGGTCCCAATGTGGATTTCCTGCCATGCTCAAGGAAATAAGAGAAATCCTTTACACCTCCAGGGCAAAGATGTTCTGTGTTCATTAAAGGGCCCACCTTCCTCTGACTAGGAAAACCCACACTGGCTTCTCAAAATGACCATCTCCAGGACTGGGACTTTATGTTCATTACAGTTGCTTTTGTCTTTCAAGCTCAGATATGTACAAAGTTCTTCTTCATAGAATTCATACATAAataatacattcattcattcaggcaCTGCCTAGGCTTCAGGGATATGATGTGGGAAAAGAGAGATACAGTTTCTGACCTGGTGAGTTCATAGTTCAGTCAGGGAGGCAGGCATAATTGAAATCATAATTACAAATGGTGATAAATGCTATATACAAAACAAATAATGGGCTAGCTGAGGGAGTGATAGAGGCCTGAAGTAGCCTGCAGGGGGAGGGTTGGTAAGGAGATATGATCTAAGATCTAAGGCAGAACTGGAATTTTAGAGGCAATGGAAGGAATGAGAGTAGTAGAAAGGGGGAGGGCAAGCAAAGGAAGTAACTTGAAAGAAGTTCCTGAGTGGAAGCTAGGAAAATCCCTttggaggagcagagagaagatCAGGGGGCCCCAAGTTTAGAAAATGAGTGGGAGAGTAGGAGAAGGTGAGGACAGAGAGGTACAGGGGTAGGGATCCCTAAAGGCCAGACCTTGAAGGTCATGAAGAGGACTTTGGATTTCATCCCCAGTGTGATGGGAAATCCTTGAGGGAAATTAAGtagaaaaagaacatgaagagatTTGTGACTTTAAAAGATCCCTTGGCTGCAGAGGGAGAATAACTTGTAGCAGGacaggaaaggaagcagagagaccagtGAGGAGGCTGAAACAGTTTTCTAGATGAGATGCAATGGTGTTCTGCTCTGAGATAATGACAGGGTTGTAAGAAGTGGGTGGATTGGGGAAATATATTAGAGGTAACATTGCCAGGAATTGGGGATGGATGGGATATTGGGGGCGGGTGAGGAGGATGCCATTTCCAAATTTGCATCTCTATGATTTACTGCCACCCTCAACTGTTTTTAATCCTTCCCTATAAGATCACCTAGGACAAGTCACTCTTTCCTATAGGAAGGCAGAATAGCAGAGTGGTGAAGTACATTTGTCTTGGGACCAGATTCTGTGGGTTCAAATCTCTGACTAGCTGTGTGACATTAAAGAAGTTACTCTACCTTTGTGTAATTTAGTTTCCCCATGTGTAAAGCATTTATAGTCTTttgtgagcattaaatgagaGGCAACAAGTACAATGTAGAAAAGTACCTGCACGTGAAAAGAGCTAAAAATGTTATTAGTTTATAGTCTTTGGGAAATTTAAAGGTAATTATCACCATCTTCCCAAATTTTTATGCCCCTGTTAATTAAGCAGGGTTGTTCATGGAGCACAGAAAAACCAATCAGACCTCCTTTACCAGAGATACTGTAATTTATAATCCTACATCTCTCTCCAGCTTGGGAATCATCAGAAATTCTCTTGTCcaacaatgaaaatatcaaaactaCAGCTTGAATAGTTTGTTTATGTTCAACTTTCCCAAGTCCTCTAATTCTGTCCTTATGTACTGAGACCCAGAGATGTTAAGTAACTAGTTCAAAGTTCCAAAGCAAGCAAAGAGCTAGACTATTGCTAGAATCTGTACATGCCTTTTAGACTCCTAGTTTCTGATGCTTTCCATTTACCCTTCCCTCTGCCCACCATGGCTTGATCTTTTGCTCATGGCACTTACCATCTTTATCAGGAGTGACGAAGGTATAGAAAGCTGGTGGGTTCAAAGACTCCACAAACTTGGACTCCACCACCGACTCAGACAGCAGCTCTAGCTCCTCTGGGAGAAGGAGCAGACTGATGGCCTCAGAGAGGGTGCTGGAAGGCAGCAAGATTGGCAGGTTTGGGGGGCTGCCTTCTTGCTTAGAACTGGAGCTGTTGGGTAGGACCATTGTTGGGACTCCTAGCACAGATTTTTCCAGTGCTTGCCTTGTGCTCTGGGGCCTTAACAACAGGTCTTGCTGAGGCCAGAGCATTCCAGTGGGTAGCACAGAGGGCAGAGTGGGGgtaaggggagaggggaggggtgagaggaCAGAGGTGGTCATGGTACTGCTGGGACCTGTAGGACTAGAGGCTGTGTTTGAGAATGTGCTAAGGCTCTGAGGAGGTAGGGGCCTGGGTCTGGCAGGTCTAAGGGGTAGTGGAGTTTTGGGTGTATGGGGGGTTTGTGTTCCAGGTTTGGAAAGCGATAAGTTTATGGAAGTTTGGTGAGGTAGGGCACTAGGTTTAAGAAGTGATAGGATTTTAGGAGTcttaggcaagaggattccaGGTCTAAGGTGTGGCAGGTTATTTGGAGTCTTCGGAACAGTAATTTTAGGTCTGGTGTGTGGCGGGTGTTTGGGGATTGGAAGTGTAGAGACTCCAGGTCTGGGCTGTGATAGGGTTTTGGGTGATTGTGATGTGACTACCCCAGGTTGGGAGTGTGATGGGGAATCTGTTTTAGGTTGTGATAGATTATCAGGTTTAGAATGCCGTTGGCCAGCTTTGGTCTGGGCCAGGATGCCAGAACCTAGAGGTAGAACTTGTGCCTTGGAATTCATGGGTGATGTAATACCAGGGTTCTGATGTGATGGAGTGCCAGACTTCATAAGCAATAGAGCACTAGAATTTGAGGGTGTAAGGGCAGCAGGTTTTGTCTTGAAAGTTGGCTGGGCCAAGGTACCAAACTCTTGTGCTGGAGTTTTGGGCTTTGGGTGTGCTAAGGTAGGTAGGGTACTAGAGCTCTGACCCAGTGGCTCCAACTCCTTGGAACTGGGCATCCTTGTAGAAACTGTAGTGGTTGAGGTTTGTTTTACAGGCCTTGATTTGGGGGAGACCTTGAGCACCAAGGCTGGATGAGCTGTGCCTGTCCCTAAGCCATGGCTGCTGCTGGATGAGGGCATGATGGTGCTTGGCCCAGCTGTGGTGGATGACTGTCTCTTGGCTTCATCACTGACTTCCTTGGGCTGCACCATGACCAGTGAAGTCAAAGGTGTGACAAAACTGTATTCAAGGGATAGGTTGAGGATTTTGGCAGTCAGCAGGCTGCGAGTGGTGCTGTCATGGGCTTGAAAGCGTGCCTCCAGCAGCTGTCTAATGGTGACATAGGCCCAGAGGCGGCGGATGAATAGGGCCACATTGAGGGCTGGCTCTCCTGGGCAACCGAATGCCTTCAGGCTGCTGTTGGTGGCTCCTTCACTGTGGCGGGCCACAAGAAGCTGACCCTTGGGACCACGGGCTGCTAGGTGAATGCCCAGTTCCTGCTCACCTGGCTGTACCTGGCCAGCTACTACTAGCTCTGAGCCACCAAAGTAGTTGGGGAACAAAGCCCAGGAGGAGGCCCCAACCACGCCACCCAGGTAGTCCAGGCGCACATCTGCCAGAAGGGGCATGGAGATTTCTTCATAGAGGCCCTCTAGTTGCAAGGCTGCATCAGTGTCCTCATATATACGTCGGGCCACTCCCCGGTTCTCCAACGACAGGCGACGCAGCAATGGGAAATCAGCATCATCCCCAAAGGCC contains these protein-coding regions:
- the Itih6 gene encoding inter-alpha-trypsin inhibitor heavy chain H6, with the translated sequence MSGWRCLICVSFLLTIFLELTYQGPPGPSSSSTKLLMTSYSIRSTVVSRYAHTLVTSVLFNPHAEAHEAIFDLDLPHLAFISNFTMTINNKVYVAEVKEKHQAKKIYEESHHQGKTAAHVGIRDRESEKFQISTSLAAGTEVTFALAYEELLQRHQGQYQLMVSVRPGQLVPKLKVEVTVSERTGISYVHVPPLRTSRLRTKHHTSEADSPPSTRIEKGATCVRIIFCPTLQDQSAFSSSGIMADFMVQYDVVMEDIIGDVQIYGGYFIHYFAPRGLQPVEKNVVFVIDVSGSMFGTKMKQTKKAMNVILSDLRANDYFNIISFSDTVSVWKAGGSIQATIQNVHSAKDYLGRIEADGWTDINAALLAAASVLNHSNQEPGKGPSAGRIPLIIFLTDGEPTAGITTPSVILSNIRQALGHRVSLFSLAFGDDADFPLLRRLSLENRGVARRIYEDTDAALQLEGLYEEISMPLLADVRLDYLGGVVGASSWALFPNYFGGSELVVAGQVQPGEQELGIHLAARGPKGQLLVARHSEGATNSSLKAFGCPGEPALNVALFIRRLWAYVTIRQLLEARFQAHDSTTRSLLTAKILNLSLEYSFVTPLTSLVMVQPKEVSDEAKRQSSTTAGPSTIMPSSSSSHGLGTGTAHPALVLKVSPKSRPVKQTSTTTVSTRMPSSKELEPLGQSSSTLPTLAHPKPKTPAQEFGTLAQPTFKTKPAALTPSNSSALLLMKSGTPSHQNPGITSPMNSKAQVLPLGSGILAQTKAGQRHSKPDNLSQPKTDSPSHSQPGVVTSQSPKTLSQPRPGVSTLPIPKHPPHTRPKITVPKTPNNLPHLRPGILLPKTPKILSLLKPSALPHQTSINLSLSKPGTQTPHTPKTPLPLRPARPRPLPPQSLSTFSNTASSPTGPSSTMTTSVLSPLPSPLTPTLPSVLPTGMLWPQQDLLLRPQSTRQALEKSVLGVPTMVLPNSSSSKQEGSPPNLPILLPSSTLSEAISLLLLPEELELLSESVVESKFVESLNPPAFYTFVTPDKDGNPHWDHDSEKILEGIGGSMDTQGSSVGPAKGTLPSIFTFSSSVDGDPHFVIHIPHSEERICFTLDGRPGDLLQLIEDPKAGLHVSGKLLGAPPRPGHKDQTRTYFQIITITADKPQAYTITISRSSISVQGESTLRLSWDQPCLVRKPQLNLQVAAAARLTLHIGPYLEFLILRHRYRHPSALQLPHLGFYVTNGSGLSSSARGLVGQFQHTDIRLVRGPTGPCLRRHKDPDVPVVLGKRLLKESPRLLPRWASCWVVKRSHVEQLLGQPYLAYVL